Proteins from a genomic interval of Paracholeplasma manati:
- a CDS encoding type II 3-dehydroquinate dehydratase, protein MKCLVVHGPNLNMLGKRNPDVYGSFTMQDINQLLAETYPEVDFTFYQSNHEGALIDLLQGSDEYNMLVINAGGLSHYSVSLRDAFELVTCKKAVVHLSDIEQRESFRHIDLLKPLADVYVKGLKAQSYVLAIKELIEKHLH, encoded by the coding sequence ATGAAATGTCTCGTTGTACACGGTCCTAACCTCAATATGTTGGGTAAACGAAATCCAGATGTGTATGGGTCTTTCACCATGCAAGACATCAATCAACTGTTGGCTGAAACCTATCCAGAGGTGGATTTTACGTTTTACCAATCCAACCATGAAGGTGCATTGATCGACTTGCTTCAAGGTAGCGATGAATACAATATGCTTGTCATCAATGCAGGGGGACTATCACATTATTCTGTTTCTTTAAGAGATGCCTTTGAACTCGTTACCTGTAAAAAAGCGGTCGTTCATTTGAGTGACATTGAACAAAGAGAGTCTTTTCGACATATAGATCTATTAAAACCCCTCGCAGATGTGTATGTGAAAGGTTTGAAAGCACAAAGTTATGTGCTCGCGATAAAAGAATTAATCGAAAAACATTTACATTAA
- a CDS encoding ankyrin repeat domain-containing protein yields MKEMFLKAAANDVLYFFQTQVNLSEIDERGQSLLHYAVRTSAKQVIEYLLDNDIDVNVQDHNGETALFDCCKKGKLAIAKQLIRKFANVNLTNVKGEQAIHLAAAKGDYDMVKLLLEAGGTLNEKTRDGHSVIHYAIRSRQIPFLEYILKNSNQKFKDVDVFKNTCLHMACEIGAYDVVVYLLQNKHNPNLKNHNKETPIYPAIKSGQTAIVQLLLEHEADPEVHNRFGETPIDFAIVQGQFDIQQIIETHLSGSLFKQHLKKNPLRHAVLIEDLDLLLKFKYEGIKDHKDMYSMSAYDYAHKENLKPFKEVLEKE; encoded by the coding sequence ATGAAAGAAATGTTCTTAAAGGCCGCCGCTAACGATGTCCTTTATTTTTTTCAAACACAAGTGAATCTATCCGAAATCGATGAGCGTGGGCAGTCTCTTTTACATTATGCTGTACGCACATCGGCGAAACAAGTGATTGAGTACTTGCTCGATAATGACATCGATGTCAACGTTCAAGACCATAATGGCGAAACCGCCTTATTTGATTGTTGTAAGAAAGGCAAACTCGCGATTGCGAAACAGTTGATTCGTAAGTTTGCAAATGTCAACTTAACCAATGTTAAGGGCGAACAAGCCATCCATTTAGCTGCTGCTAAAGGGGATTATGATATGGTGAAACTGCTACTTGAAGCGGGCGGAACATTGAATGAAAAAACCAGAGATGGACATTCGGTCATTCATTACGCCATTCGTAGCCGTCAAATCCCATTTTTAGAGTATATCCTGAAAAACTCAAATCAAAAGTTTAAAGATGTGGATGTCTTTAAAAACACCTGTTTGCACATGGCATGTGAAATCGGAGCGTACGATGTGGTCGTATACTTACTTCAAAATAAACATAATCCAAACTTGAAAAACCACAACAAAGAAACCCCTATATACCCAGCCATCAAAAGCGGACAAACGGCCATTGTTCAGTTGTTATTAGAACATGAAGCCGATCCTGAAGTCCATAATCGTTTTGGTGAAACCCCAATCGATTTCGCCATCGTTCAAGGCCAATTCGATATCCAACAAATCATTGAGACCCATTTGAGTGGCAGTTTATTCAAACAACATTTGAAAAAAAATCCCCTAAGGCACGCGGTGCTCATCGAGGATTTAGACTTATTATTAAAATTTAAATATGAAGGCATCAAAGATCATAAAGATATGTATTCGATGAGTGCTTATGATTATGCACACAAAGAGAACTTGAAACCTTTTAAAGAAGTGCTAGAAAAAGAATAG
- the efp gene encoding elongation factor P, which translates to MYTTSDFKTGLTIGYKGNIYSIMEFMHVKSANSMAFVRTKVRNLRTGAITEMAFNAQEKFERAQIDKISMQYLYGSDGMHVFMNLDNYEQIEIPNEQIKNEARFIVDGMTVEVLSYNEVEILGINLPDKVALTVKETVPGVKGDTKTTAMKDAVLETGLQTKVPMFIEEGERIVVSTIDGSYVSREK; encoded by the coding sequence ATGTATACAACAAGTGATTTTAAAACGGGTCTTACCATTGGTTATAAAGGTAACATCTATTCAATCATGGAGTTCATGCACGTAAAATCAGCAAACTCAATGGCGTTCGTTCGTACAAAAGTTAGAAATTTAAGAACAGGTGCAATCACTGAAATGGCGTTCAATGCTCAAGAAAAATTTGAAAGAGCACAAATCGACAAAATTTCGATGCAATACTTATATGGTTCAGATGGTATGCACGTATTCATGAATTTGGATAACTACGAACAAATCGAAATTCCTAATGAACAAATCAAAAATGAAGCGCGTTTCATTGTCGATGGTATGACGGTTGAAGTCTTATCTTACAATGAAGTTGAAATCTTAGGGATCAATTTGCCTGATAAAGTTGCATTAACTGTGAAAGAAACCGTACCTGGCGTTAAAGGCGATACCAAAACCACTGCGATGAAAGATGCTGTACTTGAAACTGGTTTACAAACCAAAGTACCAATGTTCATTGAAGAAGGCGAACGTATTGTAGTTAGTACCATTGACGGGTCTTATGTTTCTCGCGAAAAATAA
- the cmk gene encoding (d)CMP kinase: MPGFKVAIDGPAGSGKSTISKRIAEQLNLTHIDTGAMYRAITYIALQKHINLDDESSYVFMQDLKVRYEKNRIYVNDMDVTDQIRSDAVTRNVSKVSSFPYVRRILVQIQQEAAQNIDVIMDGRDIGSVVLPDADLKIFLTANVKERAKRRQKEKEVLGIKQELDALENEILERDHKDSTRKESPLVCPPDAIVIDTTHYSIEDTTKRITEEILKKEKYHGRTTNEGR, from the coding sequence ATGCCGGGATTTAAAGTTGCGATCGATGGACCTGCAGGAAGCGGAAAATCGACCATCAGCAAGCGCATTGCTGAACAATTGAATTTAACACATATTGATACCGGTGCGATGTACCGAGCGATTACCTACATAGCATTACAAAAGCACATCAACTTAGACGATGAGTCGAGCTATGTATTTATGCAAGATTTAAAAGTAAGGTATGAGAAGAACCGTATTTATGTCAATGACATGGATGTGACAGATCAAATCCGTTCGGATGCTGTGACAAGAAATGTCTCTAAGGTATCCTCATTTCCCTACGTCAGACGTATTTTAGTTCAAATACAACAAGAGGCTGCTCAAAATATCGATGTCATCATGGATGGCAGAGACATTGGTTCAGTGGTATTACCGGACGCGGATCTAAAGATATTTTTAACCGCCAACGTGAAAGAACGAGCTAAACGCCGTCAAAAAGAGAAGGAAGTACTGGGAATCAAACAAGAATTGGACGCCCTAGAAAATGAAATTCTAGAACGCGACCACAAGGATTCTACGCGAAAAGAATCCCCACTCGTTTGTCCACCTGATGCCATAGTGATTGATACGACGCATTATTCGATTGAGGATACTACGAAACGTATCACAGAAGAGATATTGAAAAAGGAGAAATACCATGGAAGAACTACAAATGAAGGACGTTAA
- a CDS encoding S1 RNA-binding domain-containing protein: MEELQMKDVNLDSVRVRDKVEGEVFKVEEKCIYLTLENHAEARMFVEYFGKNITSFEGVVKVGDRIKAVVSKINDDPTYILLNRLPLIKEEAFEEIEAAYKENRSIVTKITKVDEKGLHLKFAGFDIFLPFGLLDRELVEQKDTLKGQSLEVHLIEVKGGNRPRLIASRKQIFEAKRQAELDLRQQQRKEEIDTIKTGDVLKGVVERLDPHAATVRFQHVAGLLRISQISHNRIENIAEALTVGQEIEVKIIKKEGMRLDLSHKALLPTPFEAFADTHKKGSTISGVVVQKLPFGLILEFEEGVRGLLHASEYSWNPNDNFANFVKIGDAVEVAILAIDVKQKKISLSKKAMIDNPWRNVSFKKGEDLTVKVLEIVSDKGMNVEAKGVTGFVPVSELSTERVNKIEDLYAVGDEVVARVTEVNPKEWHLKLSIRQVKEDTIRSEYEPYLNQEETATTLGDLFENVLKDSKKK; this comes from the coding sequence ATGGAAGAACTACAAATGAAGGACGTTAATCTAGATTCAGTCAGAGTAAGAGACAAAGTCGAAGGCGAAGTTTTTAAGGTTGAAGAAAAATGCATTTATTTAACCCTTGAAAACCACGCTGAAGCCAGAATGTTTGTTGAATACTTTGGTAAGAACATCACCTCTTTTGAAGGTGTCGTCAAAGTCGGGGATAGAATCAAGGCTGTCGTGAGTAAAATCAACGATGACCCTACTTACATCCTCCTCAATAGACTGCCTTTAATCAAGGAAGAGGCGTTCGAAGAAATTGAAGCGGCTTATAAAGAAAATCGCTCGATTGTCACCAAGATTACGAAAGTTGACGAAAAAGGTCTTCATTTAAAGTTCGCTGGTTTCGATATATTTTTACCATTCGGCTTACTTGACCGCGAATTGGTTGAACAAAAGGATACCCTCAAGGGACAATCCCTTGAAGTTCATCTCATTGAAGTTAAAGGTGGCAACCGCCCACGTTTGATCGCTTCTAGAAAACAAATTTTCGAAGCAAAACGTCAAGCTGAACTTGATTTAAGACAACAACAACGCAAAGAAGAAATCGACACCATTAAAACGGGTGACGTTTTAAAGGGTGTTGTTGAACGATTAGACCCTCATGCAGCAACCGTGAGATTCCAACACGTTGCTGGTTTACTACGCATCAGCCAAATTTCACATAACCGTATTGAAAACATTGCTGAAGCATTAACCGTCGGTCAAGAAATCGAAGTTAAAATCATTAAAAAAGAAGGCATGCGCCTCGACTTATCACATAAAGCATTGTTACCAACCCCATTTGAAGCATTCGCTGATACCCATAAGAAGGGATCAACCATTTCAGGTGTGGTCGTTCAAAAATTACCCTTTGGCCTAATCTTAGAGTTTGAAGAAGGCGTCAGAGGATTATTACATGCTTCTGAGTATTCATGGAATCCTAACGATAATTTCGCTAATTTCGTGAAGATTGGTGATGCTGTAGAAGTGGCTATTTTAGCCATCGATGTGAAACAAAAGAAGATCAGCCTTTCTAAGAAAGCCATGATCGACAACCCTTGGCGTAATGTATCCTTTAAGAAGGGTGAAGACCTTACCGTTAAAGTATTGGAAATCGTCTCTGATAAAGGTATGAACGTTGAAGCTAAAGGCGTCACTGGATTTGTACCAGTATCTGAATTATCGACTGAAAGAGTCAACAAGATTGAAGATTTATATGCTGTAGGCGATGAAGTGGTCGCGAGAGTCACTGAAGTCAACCCTAAAGAATGGCATTTGAAATTATCGATTAGACAAGTGAAAGAAGACACCATCCGTAGCGAGTATGAACCATACTTGAACCAAGAAGAAACCGCTACTACCTTAGGTGACTTGTTTGAAAATGTATTAAAGGATTCAAAGAAAAAGTAA
- a CDS encoding HU family DNA-binding protein, which translates to MNKTELIAVVAEKSQVTKKVAEEVLNAFVDSVAESLGKHGEKVVLTGFGTFEVRNRAKREGRDPRSGATIQIPAQKTPAFKAGKVLKDAVK; encoded by the coding sequence ATGAACAAAACAGAATTAATCGCTGTAGTAGCAGAAAAATCCCAAGTAACTAAGAAAGTTGCTGAAGAAGTATTAAACGCATTTGTTGACAGTGTTGCTGAAAGTCTTGGCAAACATGGCGAAAAAGTGGTACTAACTGGTTTTGGTACATTTGAAGTTCGTAACCGTGCAAAAAGAGAAGGTCGCGACCCACGTTCTGGCGCAACTATCCAAATTCCTGCACAAAAAACTCCTGCCTTCAAAGCTGGTAAAGTATTAAAAGACGCAGTCAAATAA
- the der gene encoding ribosome biogenesis GTPase Der: MPFKVAIVGRPNVGKSSLFNRMIGSRLSITDDAPGVTRDRIYAKTEWLTKSFAVIDTGGIEISDAPFLEQIKQQADVAIQEADLIIFVVDSRSGLTDDDLFIAKRLYPTDKKVIVVVNKVDNVELKQSIYEFYALGFGDPIAVSANHGIGVGELMDQIIQSMPDDFADDEHENAVKIAVIGYPNVGKSSLTNAILGQERVIVSEIAGTTRDAIDTPFIKDDVEYVIIDTAGIRKRGQVYENTEKYSVLRALQAIERCDVALIVVDGTRDIIAQDMHVAGYIQDYAKASVVVVNKWDIVKKDEKTMGLMKQEMYDTFKFLAYTEVCFVSAKENKRIDTLFPAINKAYESYNCRIPTSVMNDVLLDSVAMNPPAQFNQGKAKFSYMTQVSTKPPTFVIFVNDPSYVHFSYLRYLENQFRKAFDFTGSPIKLILRKKEQE; this comes from the coding sequence ATGCCATTTAAAGTAGCAATCGTGGGCCGTCCCAATGTAGGTAAATCGAGCCTATTCAATCGTATGATTGGATCCAGATTATCGATCACCGATGACGCACCCGGCGTGACGAGAGATCGCATATACGCTAAGACTGAGTGGTTAACCAAAAGTTTCGCGGTAATTGATACCGGGGGCATCGAAATTAGCGATGCCCCTTTTTTAGAACAAATTAAACAACAAGCCGATGTGGCGATTCAAGAAGCCGACCTCATTATTTTTGTTGTGGATTCTAGAAGCGGGTTAACCGATGACGATTTATTCATCGCGAAAAGACTTTATCCAACCGATAAAAAAGTCATTGTCGTCGTGAATAAAGTCGATAACGTCGAATTGAAACAAAGTATTTATGAATTTTATGCCCTTGGATTTGGTGATCCGATTGCCGTATCTGCCAACCACGGGATTGGTGTGGGTGAATTGATGGATCAAATCATTCAATCTATGCCAGACGATTTTGCCGATGATGAACATGAAAACGCAGTAAAAATCGCTGTTATTGGGTATCCAAATGTGGGTAAATCCAGTTTGACCAATGCCATCTTAGGACAAGAACGTGTCATCGTATCGGAAATTGCTGGCACCACCCGTGATGCCATCGATACCCCATTCATCAAAGACGATGTTGAATATGTCATCATCGATACCGCGGGGATTCGTAAACGTGGACAAGTATATGAAAACACTGAGAAATACAGTGTTTTAAGAGCACTACAAGCCATTGAACGTTGTGACGTGGCACTGATTGTAGTTGATGGTACCAGAGATATCATTGCCCAAGATATGCACGTTGCTGGGTATATCCAAGATTATGCCAAAGCATCGGTAGTTGTTGTCAACAAATGGGATATCGTTAAGAAAGACGAAAAAACCATGGGTTTGATGAAACAAGAAATGTACGATACCTTCAAGTTTTTAGCTTATACCGAAGTATGTTTTGTCTCGGCGAAGGAAAATAAGCGTATCGATACATTGTTCCCAGCCATCAACAAAGCCTATGAATCTTATAACTGTAGAATACCAACCTCTGTGATGAACGATGTCTTGTTAGACAGTGTCGCGATGAACCCTCCTGCACAGTTCAACCAAGGTAAAGCCAAGTTTTCTTATATGACCCAAGTGTCGACCAAACCGCCGACATTTGTCATCTTTGTCAATGACCCTAGCTATGTTCACTTTTCTTATTTAAGGTATTTAGAGAACCAATTTAGAAAAGCCTTTGATTTTACAGGGTCTCCGATTAAACTGATATTAAGAAAGAAGGAACAAGAATGA
- a CDS encoding pseudouridine synthase yields the protein MMRLQKRLAEAGVASRRGAVEIIESGRVKVNGVVVKQPGFSVAKEDKVTVDDKLIEKEEHVYYLLNKPTGYVTTVKDDLKRRTVMSLFDEVDKSQRIFPVGRLDYDTAGLLLFTNDGDLAYYLTRPEYDVPKTYLARVEGMLTKAAIKTLKAGVKIDNYVTKPARVKAVEYDTKNNSTLVEIIIAEGKNQQVRKMMETVGFPVKNLTRVGYSFLTLDGVERGSYRALKIHEVKKLYGDIKKI from the coding sequence ATGATGAGATTACAAAAAAGATTGGCAGAAGCGGGTGTCGCTTCTAGACGTGGTGCTGTAGAAATCATTGAATCTGGCAGGGTCAAAGTCAATGGTGTGGTTGTGAAGCAACCAGGTTTTTCCGTTGCCAAAGAGGACAAAGTCACCGTCGATGATAAATTGATTGAAAAAGAAGAACACGTCTATTACTTACTCAATAAGCCTACCGGTTATGTGACAACGGTTAAAGACGATTTAAAGCGTCGTACGGTCATGAGTTTATTTGATGAAGTCGATAAATCTCAACGCATTTTCCCAGTTGGACGTCTCGATTACGATACAGCTGGTTTATTATTGTTTACCAATGATGGTGATTTGGCTTATTACCTCACAAGACCTGAATATGATGTACCGAAAACGTACCTTGCAAGGGTTGAAGGCATGCTCACCAAAGCAGCCATCAAAACGCTGAAAGCAGGGGTAAAAATCGATAATTATGTCACGAAACCAGCCCGTGTTAAAGCGGTAGAATATGATACCAAAAACAACTCGACCTTGGTTGAAATCATCATTGCGGAAGGTAAAAACCAACAAGTTCGTAAGATGATGGAAACCGTAGGATTCCCTGTGAAAAACCTAACCCGTGTGGGGTATTCGTTCTTAACATTGGATGGAGTAGAGCGTGGTTCTTACCGTGCACTCAAAATCCATGAGGTTAAAAAGTTGTACGGAGACATTAAAAAAATCTAA
- a CDS encoding NAD(P)H-dependent glycerol-3-phosphate dehydrogenase, translated as MKLSIIGGGAWGATLGQLLVDNGHEVVIYDINEQFVQTINQKHVHPFFDLPLPETLVATVSLSEALNFSDYLVLAVPTKVMRSLLNTINQTLNSPKYFINVSKGIEPDTTKRVSEIVEEVVSKENLAGFAVLTGPSHAEEVIRRKLTLLTIASSNTEMAQTLQTVFSNDTYMRVYTSDDLIGCEVGGAVKNAIAVVSGMATGLDMGENARAALITRGIVEIVRVVEAYGGKRDTAFGLTGVGDLIVTASSENSRNFRAGKQIGSGKSMEQIYQEEKQTIEGVRAIEALHQLALKKGLSLPIIEVAYQVIFERMPINDAVTKLLTRTLKSEKID; from the coding sequence ATGAAACTATCGATCATCGGTGGTGGCGCTTGGGGAGCGACACTCGGACAACTTTTAGTCGATAATGGCCATGAAGTCGTGATTTACGACATCAATGAGCAATTTGTCCAAACCATCAATCAAAAACACGTACACCCGTTTTTTGATTTACCCTTACCTGAAACTTTAGTAGCAACAGTATCGTTATCGGAAGCGTTGAATTTTTCCGATTACTTGGTACTTGCAGTACCGACCAAAGTGATGAGAAGTTTATTGAATACCATCAATCAAACCCTAAATTCACCAAAATATTTCATCAATGTCTCTAAAGGGATTGAACCAGATACCACCAAGCGTGTCTCTGAAATTGTTGAAGAAGTCGTATCCAAAGAAAACCTTGCAGGTTTCGCTGTCCTCACCGGACCAAGCCACGCAGAAGAAGTGATCAGACGTAAACTCACATTATTAACCATCGCCTCTTCAAATACCGAGATGGCTCAAACCTTACAAACCGTATTTTCTAATGACACGTACATGCGTGTGTACACATCCGATGATTTGATTGGATGCGAAGTCGGTGGTGCAGTCAAGAATGCCATCGCTGTTGTTAGTGGTATGGCTACCGGTTTAGACATGGGTGAAAATGCCCGTGCAGCTCTCATTACGCGTGGGATTGTTGAAATCGTTAGAGTGGTTGAAGCATATGGCGGTAAACGTGATACAGCATTCGGTCTCACTGGCGTTGGTGACTTAATCGTAACAGCTTCCTCAGAGAACTCAAGAAACTTCAGAGCTGGTAAACAAATCGGTTCTGGTAAGTCTATGGAACAAATCTATCAAGAAGAAAAACAAACCATTGAAGGTGTTAGAGCCATCGAAGCACTTCATCAATTGGCCCTTAAAAAAGGACTATCCTTACCAATTATTGAGGTTGCATACCAAGTTATTTTCGAACGTATGCCAATCAATGACGCTGTAACAAAACTATTAACCAGAACCTTAAAGAGTGAAAAAATCGACTAA